In Shewanella aestuarii, a genomic segment contains:
- a CDS encoding tyrosine-type recombinase/integrase, whose protein sequence is MPVNLYLHSLLADPDISSDKTIQSHAVALLSFYRWLSTEIPEHTHPRTGLLVDEKPPLTIYDCTEKVEESPIVRYRDYLLENLYTKDETGKVGGSPSTASNYVLKVVNYFIFLHRQRIISISKTFRPFEFKAKTVRISNKGNRAQHEMLSHLNRSHSKEIIVYTTGLTRPFKNIKKPQDADIRELNPLREDEKQELYKHLDIENSSDTKALMVYLKTETGLRLEELITFPASVVDKPKAKVVKVQIGENINGCLTKFKKNRTIEIPASVMDLLYEYKLSKARKKAIEKGLLRHNHLFVKSNGNIYAPNTIQKYVETIRNDLTHCGLDIYFAPHDLRATFATDWLYSKHMETGKPFEALLQELADLMGHESTSTTQKYVNYMNDNKTWLEFAQRKNQFAQQSLR, encoded by the coding sequence GTGCCAGTGAATCTATATCTTCACTCTTTGTTGGCAGATCCAGATATATCCTCCGATAAGACGATTCAATCCCATGCAGTTGCGTTATTGAGCTTCTATCGGTGGTTGAGCACGGAAATCCCCGAACATACACACCCAAGGACTGGCCTTCTGGTTGATGAAAAACCTCCGTTAACAATATATGACTGCACCGAGAAGGTAGAGGAAAGTCCAATCGTGAGATATCGAGACTATTTATTGGAAAACCTTTATACCAAGGATGAAACTGGAAAAGTCGGTGGTTCTCCAAGTACAGCCTCTAACTATGTTTTGAAAGTTGTCAATTACTTCATCTTCCTTCATCGCCAGCGGATCATTTCAATCAGCAAAACCTTTCGACCATTTGAGTTTAAGGCAAAGACTGTTCGCATAAGCAACAAAGGAAACAGAGCACAACATGAAATGCTCTCACATCTCAATCGCAGTCACAGTAAGGAAATTATTGTATACACCACAGGTCTCACTAGACCATTTAAGAACATAAAAAAACCTCAAGATGCTGATATTCGAGAGCTTAACCCACTTCGTGAAGATGAAAAACAAGAGCTTTATAAACACCTTGATATTGAAAATTCATCTGACACTAAAGCCCTAATGGTGTACTTAAAAACTGAAACGGGATTGAGATTGGAGGAATTAATAACATTTCCTGCCTCTGTCGTGGACAAGCCAAAAGCTAAAGTAGTTAAGGTGCAAATTGGTGAGAATATTAACGGTTGCTTAACCAAGTTCAAAAAAAACAGAACAATTGAAATCCCAGCCAGTGTCATGGATCTGTTGTACGAGTACAAGTTAAGTAAGGCGAGGAAGAAGGCTATTGAAAAAGGATTACTTCGCCATAACCACTTATTCGTTAAATCGAATGGCAATATCTACGCTCCAAACACCATTCAAAAGTATGTGGAAACTATCCGCAATGATTTGACACACTGTGGGCTTGATATTTATTTTGCCCCTCATGACTTACGAGCCACTTTCGCAACCGACTGGCTGTACAGCAAACATATGGAAACAGGTAAGCCCTTCGAGGCTTTGTTACAGGAGCTGGCTGATTTGATGGGGCATGAAAGCACCTCTACCACTCAAAAATACGTTAACTACATGAATGACAATAAAACATGGTTGGAATTCGCTCAGCGTAAAAATCAATTCGCACAACAATCGCTGAGGTGA
- the umuD gene encoding translesion error-prone DNA polymerase V autoproteolytic subunit, with the protein MSVSLIGRSGALAFIKAKRLRIPLFMERVSAGFPSPAQDYVEQTLDLNELCIKRPAATFFVRVEGDSMIDAGIHPDDILVVDRSVQAEHGDIVIAGIHGELTVKELQLRPCVMLIPRNQVYEPIHIPEGTELEIFGVVTNVVRNIRRKS; encoded by the coding sequence ATGAGTGTCTCGCTGATAGGCCGTAGCGGCGCACTTGCCTTCATCAAAGCCAAGCGCCTTCGTATTCCATTGTTCATGGAACGTGTTTCTGCTGGTTTTCCTTCACCAGCGCAGGATTATGTTGAGCAAACGCTCGACCTCAACGAGCTGTGCATCAAGCGACCGGCTGCAACGTTCTTTGTGCGTGTTGAAGGTGATTCAATGATTGATGCCGGGATTCACCCAGATGATATTCTGGTGGTTGATCGCTCTGTCCAAGCCGAACACGGTGACATTGTCATCGCTGGCATCCATGGTGAACTCACGGTAAAGGAGCTTCAACTAAGGCCGTGCGTCATGCTGATCCCAAGAAACCAGGTGTATGAGCCCATTCATATTCCTGAAGGGACAGAGTTAGAGATATTTGGTGTGGTCACCAATGTGGTGCGAAACATACGCCGTAAGTCGTGA
- a CDS encoding 3'-5' exonuclease has product MTRAPAPFPLERLAEIPERPEDFRLLERIPLTREPQSWPLELSPVVGDEQPMVLLDTETTGLSADDESIIELGMVKVLYSPSAMRIVSIVDVISLYEDPGKPIPELITELTGITDDMVQGQRIDDAIVASWLSDDPLVVAHNAQFDRPFFEKRFAALGHLSWACSASGIDWKALGFESRKLEYLLLRLGWFYEGHRAATDCLAMAWLFYLLPESVANLLSEADRRTVLVRAFGAPFDVKDYLKERGYRWHDGVKGANKHWWREISEDELPLEQAYLDDLYHRGSEHAHYDYKDARNRFKALS; this is encoded by the coding sequence ATGACAAGAGCCCCTGCGCCATTTCCGCTAGAGCGCCTCGCGGAGATCCCAGAAAGACCAGAAGATTTTAGATTGCTGGAGCGCATTCCATTAACGCGTGAACCGCAGTCCTGGCCACTTGAACTTTCTCCTGTGGTCGGTGATGAACAGCCAATGGTGCTGCTCGATACAGAGACAACCGGACTGTCTGCCGATGACGAGTCCATTATTGAGCTTGGTATGGTTAAGGTGCTTTACAGCCCATCAGCTATGCGGATTGTGTCGATTGTTGATGTGATCAGCCTGTATGAAGATCCCGGCAAGCCAATCCCCGAGCTGATCACCGAGTTAACCGGTATCACCGATGATATGGTGCAAGGCCAGCGCATTGATGATGCAATTGTAGCGAGTTGGTTATCCGATGATCCGCTGGTGGTTGCACACAATGCACAGTTTGATCGTCCTTTCTTTGAAAAGCGGTTTGCTGCATTAGGCCATCTATCTTGGGCCTGTTCAGCCAGTGGCATAGATTGGAAAGCACTGGGCTTTGAAAGTAGAAAGCTTGAGTACCTGCTGCTTCGCTTAGGTTGGTTCTATGAAGGACACCGAGCTGCAACCGATTGTTTGGCGATGGCCTGGTTGTTCTATTTGTTGCCCGAGTCCGTTGCAAACTTGTTGTCTGAAGCAGACAGGCGAACTGTATTAGTTCGTGCGTTTGGTGCGCCGTTTGACGTAAAGGACTATTTAAAAGAGCGCGGTTACCGTTGGCATGACGGTGTTAAAGGTGCCAACAAACATTGGTGGCGCGAAATCAGCGAAGACGAGCTGCCGCTGGAGCAAGCTTACCTGGATGATTTGTACCATCGTGGCTCAGAACATGCCCACTATGACTACAAAGATGCCCGCAATCGATTTAAAGCTTTGTCATAG
- a CDS encoding WYL domain-containing protein — protein MTNDGLKQTVVAKSDRLSQIAQLPQATRDRIAHIDFTLLFKGEAVRADLVDRFSIAAAQATKDFTMYRELAPGNIEYDQKLKLHKRGEAFEPLFDYDVVRTLATISQGYGDGFTGKVKPPLACEAPYHLNKPSLSIVAKVTEAIYKGKALSITYVSLSSGETTREIVPHTLVDNGLRWHVRGFDRKHNEFRDFVLTRIKAAGVLEDSKLSEAELETQDRQWNRFVELELVPHPRIEHSEAIELDYGMTGGVLKVEIRAATAGYLLRQWHVDCSTEHSLMGFEYQLWLRNSQALYGVTNLNLAPGRTS, from the coding sequence ATGACAAATGATGGTCTGAAACAAACGGTAGTGGCGAAGTCAGATAGGCTTTCGCAGATAGCGCAGTTGCCACAAGCAACCAGGGATCGCATTGCCCACATCGATTTCACCTTATTGTTTAAGGGAGAAGCGGTGCGAGCGGATTTAGTCGATCGCTTCAGCATAGCCGCTGCACAAGCAACGAAAGACTTCACAATGTACAGAGAGCTCGCGCCAGGCAACATTGAGTATGACCAAAAGCTCAAATTGCATAAGCGTGGTGAAGCTTTTGAGCCCCTGTTCGACTATGACGTTGTGAGAACACTGGCGACGATTAGCCAAGGGTACGGAGATGGCTTCACTGGAAAGGTAAAACCACCACTGGCTTGTGAAGCGCCTTATCACCTTAACAAGCCGAGTTTATCGATAGTAGCGAAAGTCACCGAGGCCATCTACAAAGGCAAAGCCTTGAGTATCACCTATGTGTCGTTATCGAGCGGTGAAACCACGCGTGAAATTGTGCCGCATACGCTGGTGGACAATGGCCTGCGTTGGCACGTTCGTGGTTTTGACCGCAAGCATAATGAGTTTCGTGACTTTGTACTGACCCGAATTAAAGCAGCGGGTGTGCTTGAAGATTCAAAGCTGTCTGAGGCTGAACTTGAAACTCAGGACCGACAATGGAACAGATTTGTAGAGCTGGAGTTAGTACCACACCCACGCATTGAACACAGCGAAGCGATAGAGCTGGACTATGGCATGACGGGTGGCGTTCTAAAGGTTGAGATTAGAGCAGCAACCGCTGGGTATTTGCTACGCCAATGGCATGTGGATTGTTCTACGGAACACTCATTAATGGGCTTTGAGTATCAGCTTTGGTTGCGTAACAGCCAAGCACTTTATGGTGTCACAAACTTAAATCTAGCGCCTGGCAGAACAAGTTAA
- a CDS encoding tyrosine-type recombinase/integrase, whose amino-acid sequence MSSIELILTQAEFAIQQCPKPSTSALEQVIDGSLTGIVTYIKLANGEYQTLSRFEEDVWVFPASKGTKATIASALNLTFSTIDDTQMKRMAKWVIWSKFKKGLALNTLVKTLDKLKSYFQWVLSSDTTVTHGLTAFTSNAYVRHVNTLHSKRKGETKPLTAVTKVDRFRILEDLYYHCKEFDFVKEHPWPQSTANEQAGYVGEAYREAITKGKTPIIPNKVLIPLCQFTKSYLDKADEILKSSKKRETLLLRDSCIFWLLLTTGMRIHEILGIKRDAYRSETKGDTTYYHIETVSEKTHTGLAEWIAPRIATEAIDILGRLSAPLQDQLECDLLKAKASNDHVEAHRLEEISNHICLSKNLGKGNAIYLLSGVAMTNARLPNLCEQIGSNWNLSAHQFRRTFANYAVHSELGDLRALKDHFKHWSITMTTLYAFNDALDAELFEEMLREKYLVEEEIKQDWFELDTPITGGDIAQNIMKVREDKELIKSFGSLSAMAKAYSSSIPIRSTGIGWCTNDDECKCGKPDSCESGIVDKRHLPYWEGMLVQQMKLMQLDDIGEAGRAAVKKGMERCEKVLVALGIDVEAMKQEINERKDIEVINV is encoded by the coding sequence ATGAGTTCAATTGAGTTAATACTCACACAAGCTGAGTTTGCAATTCAGCAATGTCCAAAGCCAAGCACCAGTGCGCTTGAGCAAGTCATTGATGGCTCTCTAACGGGTATCGTGACCTACATTAAACTCGCCAATGGTGAATACCAAACGCTATCTCGATTTGAGGAAGATGTATGGGTGTTTCCTGCTAGTAAAGGTACGAAAGCAACTATAGCAAGTGCATTAAACCTTACTTTTTCTACGATTGATGATACTCAAATGAAGCGCATGGCAAAGTGGGTAATCTGGAGCAAATTCAAAAAGGGGTTAGCTCTTAATACTCTTGTGAAAACATTGGACAAGTTGAAAAGTTATTTTCAGTGGGTTTTAAGTTCAGATACTACAGTTACACATGGGCTGACAGCTTTTACCTCAAATGCCTACGTTAGGCATGTAAATACCCTGCACTCAAAACGAAAAGGCGAGACTAAACCACTGACAGCAGTCACCAAGGTGGATAGATTCCGCATTCTAGAAGACCTTTATTACCACTGCAAAGAGTTTGATTTTGTCAAAGAGCATCCTTGGCCTCAATCAACCGCTAATGAGCAAGCAGGGTATGTTGGTGAAGCGTATCGGGAAGCCATTACCAAAGGTAAGACCCCCATTATTCCAAATAAAGTGCTAATTCCGCTGTGCCAGTTTACTAAATCATACCTAGATAAAGCTGATGAAATTCTGAAATCGTCAAAAAAGAGAGAAACATTGCTACTGCGAGATAGCTGTATCTTCTGGCTGTTACTCACAACGGGTATGCGTATCCATGAAATATTAGGCATTAAGCGTGATGCGTATCGCTCTGAAACGAAAGGTGACACCACTTACTACCACATCGAAACTGTCTCTGAGAAAACACATACAGGGTTAGCTGAGTGGATTGCGCCAAGGATAGCCACGGAAGCGATTGATATTCTTGGCCGTTTGAGCGCTCCACTTCAAGATCAACTTGAGTGTGATTTACTAAAAGCGAAAGCAAGCAACGATCATGTGGAAGCACATCGACTTGAGGAAATATCAAACCACATCTGCCTATCGAAAAACCTGGGAAAAGGAAACGCAATTTACCTATTGTCAGGGGTGGCAATGACTAACGCTAGGTTGCCAAACTTATGTGAACAGATAGGGAGTAATTGGAACCTATCAGCGCACCAATTCAGACGTACCTTTGCTAATTATGCGGTTCACTCTGAATTAGGTGACTTGAGAGCATTAAAAGATCACTTTAAACATTGGTCAATTACCATGACCACTTTGTATGCCTTTAATGATGCTTTGGATGCTGAATTGTTTGAAGAAATGCTTCGAGAGAAATATCTGGTTGAAGAAGAAATTAAGCAAGATTGGTTTGAACTAGACACGCCTATCACTGGTGGCGACATAGCTCAAAACATCATGAAGGTCCGTGAGGATAAAGAGTTAATTAAATCTTTTGGCTCTCTTAGTGCTATGGCAAAGGCATACTCTAGCTCCATACCAATTCGCTCAACAGGTATTGGGTGGTGCACCAATGATGATGAGTGTAAGTGTGGTAAGCCTGATAGCTGTGAAAGCGGCATTGTAGATAAGCGACACCTGCCTTATTGGGAGGGAATGCTAGTGCAGCAAATGAAACTGATGCAATTGGATGATATTGGTGAAGCTGGTAGAGCGGCGGTAAAAAAAGGCATGGAACGCTGTGAAAAGGTTCTAGTGGCATTGGGTATTGATGTTGAAGCTATGAAGCAAGAGATTAACGAGAGAAAGGATATCGAGGTGATAAATGTCTAA
- a CDS encoding phage integrase SAM-like domain-containing protein, protein MARQRKKLSINKDKLKKTSAVESTTDTAQNREIVRPINPVVNYPNIGSKGGNGSNVNFTRFYGKGYDDITNRVYYTAKALLKNTDALSEETQKGYFKNGFFHFAEYLTLFRYSAGEDLTQDDITPELIEQYLLHLRGCELGYNTLKGYYTHLKSMLIHMRDKGYWSVIDDINLNSDFFPKSPFPNSSKRAKGEKPLTPHEKRQVVVALKQAIKPIYQKTEPLTGYQLTLCLLAVAIQTGINTSPLLNMTTDSLTDHPLKDCRKLLTVFKKRGNSTQLHNLRKSQELEVVQGIKLDVAYLIEAIIERNSQVRKSIDSDLLFVYESRVAHIGAERGTASSLAERLLRYNIKKFIKEYDLRDEDGRTMKLNVSRFRKTFINGIYELSGESLLIAARQAKHSGTGTLDHYLQAPEQSKRNLGLMGEIRVKELTCAEPSVPVGHCKDPKNGDKAPKNGSFCNDFLGCFRCKSFVITGDDLYKLFSFYWAIIRSRDEFGRKDWKRHLKNVLRIVDEEVVPEFAKLGQLQRVETEKERARSNPHPYWQNLDMLKVTQ, encoded by the coding sequence ATGGCGAGACAAAGAAAAAAACTGTCTATTAACAAAGACAAGCTAAAGAAAACATCGGCAGTAGAGTCAACAACTGACACTGCTCAAAATCGAGAAATAGTCCGACCAATCAACCCTGTAGTGAATTACCCGAATATCGGTTCAAAAGGTGGCAATGGTTCTAACGTCAATTTTACTCGTTTCTATGGCAAAGGTTATGACGACATTACAAATCGAGTGTACTACACCGCAAAAGCTCTGCTGAAAAATACCGATGCTCTTAGCGAGGAAACTCAAAAAGGTTATTTTAAAAATGGTTTTTTCCATTTCGCTGAATACCTTACATTATTTAGGTATTCAGCGGGTGAGGACTTAACACAAGATGACATTACGCCAGAGTTGATCGAGCAATATTTACTGCACCTTAGAGGTTGTGAGTTAGGGTATAACACCCTAAAAGGTTACTACACTCATCTCAAGTCAATGCTGATACACATGAGGGACAAGGGCTATTGGTCAGTCATTGATGACATAAACCTAAACAGTGATTTCTTTCCTAAGAGCCCATTTCCAAATTCAAGTAAACGTGCAAAGGGCGAGAAACCACTGACTCCCCATGAAAAAAGGCAGGTGGTGGTTGCGCTAAAACAAGCAATTAAGCCGATTTATCAAAAGACCGAACCACTAACAGGTTATCAGTTAACACTGTGTTTGTTAGCTGTGGCGATTCAGACAGGCATCAACACATCTCCGCTTCTCAATATGACTACCGACTCATTGACCGACCACCCACTTAAAGATTGCCGCAAGCTCTTAACCGTATTCAAAAAAAGAGGCAACTCCACGCAATTGCACAATTTACGAAAATCACAGGAACTTGAAGTAGTGCAAGGAATAAAGCTTGATGTGGCTTATCTTATTGAGGCTATCATTGAGCGTAATAGCCAAGTGAGAAAGTCTATCGATTCCGACTTGTTATTTGTCTATGAGTCTAGAGTTGCCCACATAGGTGCCGAGAGAGGTACGGCCTCCTCTCTAGCAGAAAGGCTGCTTAGATATAACATCAAAAAATTCATCAAAGAGTACGACTTAAGAGATGAAGATGGTCGAACGATGAAACTTAATGTAAGCCGTTTTCGCAAGACGTTCATCAATGGTATTTATGAGCTGAGTGGTGAGAGTTTGTTAATTGCTGCGCGGCAAGCCAAACACAGTGGGACAGGAACGCTTGACCACTACCTGCAAGCTCCCGAGCAATCAAAGCGCAACTTGGGCTTAATGGGTGAGATACGAGTTAAAGAGCTAACGTGCGCAGAGCCAAGCGTCCCTGTAGGGCATTGTAAAGACCCTAAGAATGGCGATAAAGCACCGAAAAATGGCTCGTTCTGTAATGACTTTTTAGGCTGCTTCCGCTGTAAAAGCTTCGTTATTACAGGTGATGATTTGTATAAACTCTTTAGTTTTTATTGGGCGATTATTCGAAGCCGTGACGAGTTTGGTCGTAAAGACTGGAAGCGTCATTTAAAAAATGTTCTAAGAATCGTAGATGAAGAAGTTGTCCCTGAATTTGCTAAGCTTGGCCAGCTACAGCGTGTAGAGACTGAAAAAGAACGGGCAAGATCTAATCCACATCCGTACTGGCAAAACCTTGATATGTTGAAGGTGACGCAATGA
- a CDS encoding tyrosine-type recombinase/integrase, translating into MLCIKSTSDFEIESVKYPNFPLLTWEVDNSDLGIESGMLCVEALQFLVYECLKRGRVNSENTWWTYGNHLAQFLTFCEQNSLDWRDISESSEDEMLVSAYRDLCVGEFGMSVNSTNQHLRTIVRFYSYGVGKWFKSLPYSLESVSVNKGQQFLAHTERNGGKKYSSDLMMKTFEKKAQFLSVIEVRDLLSAIENSTLKLMVRLCLQTGIRRKELLLFPLNIIRKPTGNRAYYEVNISRTKGEKERKIHIPTRLMEDLWRYVNEARFQKQQESEVESNCLFLTPDGQGWASQGSAFGKALKSLKLPFHVSPHMLRHTYATHMLKGMLEHKSSKFEPLMYLQARLGHSSITTTMKYLHLVNDLVDDLSIEYQQQIDAIV; encoded by the coding sequence ATGCTTTGCATTAAATCCACATCTGACTTTGAAATTGAAAGTGTGAAGTACCCTAACTTTCCCCTCTTAACGTGGGAAGTTGATAATTCAGATCTAGGGATTGAATCAGGAATGCTTTGTGTAGAGGCGTTGCAGTTCTTGGTATATGAGTGCTTAAAACGAGGTCGAGTGAATAGTGAGAACACTTGGTGGACGTATGGCAATCACCTAGCTCAATTCCTGACATTCTGTGAGCAGAACAGTTTGGATTGGCGAGACATTTCAGAAAGCAGTGAAGATGAAATGTTAGTCAGTGCTTATCGTGACCTTTGTGTTGGTGAGTTTGGCATGTCGGTAAATTCAACCAATCAGCATTTAAGAACGATAGTGCGTTTCTATTCTTATGGCGTCGGTAAGTGGTTTAAGTCATTACCTTACTCTCTAGAATCCGTTTCAGTGAATAAAGGCCAGCAGTTTTTAGCTCATACAGAAAGAAATGGTGGTAAGAAATACAGCTCTGATTTGATGATGAAAACCTTTGAGAAAAAAGCTCAATTTTTATCGGTAATTGAAGTGCGAGATCTTTTATCTGCGATTGAAAATTCAACCTTAAAGCTGATGGTTCGCTTATGTCTACAGACAGGAATTAGACGAAAAGAACTGTTGCTGTTTCCCTTGAATATAATAAGAAAGCCTACTGGAAACAGAGCTTACTATGAGGTCAATATTTCACGAACCAAAGGTGAGAAAGAGCGCAAAATACACATCCCGACACGATTGATGGAGGACTTGTGGCGTTATGTCAATGAGGCTCGTTTTCAGAAGCAACAAGAGTCGGAAGTGGAGTCAAATTGCTTGTTTTTAACGCCTGATGGTCAAGGGTGGGCTTCTCAAGGTTCTGCTTTTGGTAAGGCTCTCAAGTCGCTTAAATTACCCTTTCACGTATCACCGCATATGTTAAGGCATACTTATGCAACGCACATGCTGAAAGGAATGTTAGAGCATAAAAGCAGTAAATTTGAACCGTTGATGTACCTACAAGCTCGGCTTGGACATTCAAGTATCACAACCACGATGAAATATTTACATTTGGTTAATGATTTGGTCGATGACTTGTCGATTGAGTATCAACAACAGATTGATGCGATTGTGTAG
- a CDS encoding tyrosine-type recombinase/integrase has protein sequence MMCFSKAKRSGVKKPFRLEEIWRIRTRLEIENSLMQLALLNLAIDSKLRSSDLLPLRVCDVSSQDRIFNRVKHIQRKTDIEVQFEITTRTQQSLMKWMLIASLNPNDFLFPSQRRKQQPISYSYYRCLVRKWASNLGLDSNLYGTHSMRRTKATLVYAKTKNIRAVQLLLGHTKVDNTIRYLGVELEDALLLSESIDC, from the coding sequence ATGATGTGTTTTAGTAAAGCGAAACGTAGTGGTGTCAAAAAGCCTTTTCGGCTTGAAGAGATATGGCGTATCAGAACCAGGCTAGAGATTGAAAATAGTTTGATGCAACTTGCGCTACTTAATTTAGCTATTGATAGTAAACTTAGATCTAGTGACTTACTGCCACTCAGAGTTTGCGATGTATCTTCGCAAGATAGAATATTTAACCGTGTTAAGCATATTCAGCGAAAAACAGACATTGAAGTCCAATTTGAAATAACGACAAGAACTCAACAAAGTCTAATGAAATGGATGTTGATTGCTTCTCTAAACCCTAACGATTTTCTTTTCCCAAGCCAAAGACGAAAACAGCAACCAATTAGCTATTCATACTATCGATGCCTTGTCAGAAAATGGGCTTCAAATCTTGGATTAGACTCAAATTTGTATGGTACGCACTCAATGAGGCGAACCAAAGCGACATTAGTCTATGCAAAAACTAAGAATATCAGAGCAGTGCAGCTTTTACTCGGGCATACAAAGGTAGATAACACGATCCGCTATCTTGGTGTTGAATTAGAAGATGCACTGTTACTTTCAGAAAGCATTGATTGTTAG